Proteins co-encoded in one Gossypium arboreum isolate Shixiya-1 chromosome 11, ASM2569848v2, whole genome shotgun sequence genomic window:
- the LOC108456771 gene encoding pentatricopeptide repeat-containing protein At3g49240, mitochondrial codes for MALFKPAFLNHLKILAHPRHRSPPSFIALRCLSFSTPEEAAAERRRRKRRLRVEPPLSFAQRSQQQAQQVAPPKPIQNPNAPKVPEPVTALTGNRLNLHNKILKLIRENDLDEAALYTRHSVYSNCRPTIYTVNAVLNAQLRQSKYADLLSLHRFITLAGIAPNVITHNLIFQTFLDCKKPDTALEHYKQFINESPVNPSPTTYRILVKGLVDNGKFEKALEMKEEMAEKGLAPDPIVYSFLMFGSAKNGDSDGIFKLFEELKEKKDGVLEDGVVYGSLMNGYFMKGMEKEAKECYEQACGENSKVKMSAVAYNYVLDALSKNGKFDEALRLFDRMKNEHSPPRRLAVNLGSFNVIVDGYCAEGKFKEAIDVFKSMRDYRCSPDTLSFNNLIDQLCRNGLLCEAEELYGGMGDEGISPDEYTYVLLMDACFKTGRIDDGASYFRKMVEAGLRPNLAVYNRLVDELVKVGKVDEAKTFYDTMVKKLKMDDSSYKFIMKALSDVGKFDDVLKMVDEMLEEESSDFTEELHEYVKELLRNVGREDDLTKLMEEKERIKAEAKAREIEAAEAAKRSAKAAVSSILPSKLFGKKEDESDSTVANENGEVPDEDESEGSIEEATVMESVSDSNPVDAKQPF; via the coding sequence ATGGCCCTTTTCAAACCAGCCTTCCTCAATCACCTCAAAATCCTCGCCCATCCCCGCCACCGTTCGCCGCCCTCTTTTATTGCTCTCCGCTGCCTCTCATTTAGCACCCCAGAAGAAGCCGCCGCCGAACGCCGCCGCCGCAAGCGTCGTCTCCGAGTCGAACCGCCACTCTCGTTTGCCCAGCGCTCTCAACAACAGGCTCAGCAGGTGGCTCCACCGAAACCGATCCAAAACCCGAACGCCCCTAAAGTTCCCGAACCCGTCACTGCGCTAACCGGCAACCGTCTCAACCTCCACAACAAGATCTTGAAGCTCATCCGTGAAAACGACCTCGATGAGGCCGCTCTATACACGCGCCACTCTGTTTATTCCAATTGCCGCCCCACGATTTACACTGTCAACGCCGTATTAAACGCCCAGCTACGCCAATCGAAATACGCCGATCTCCTCTCCCTGCATCGGTTCATAACCCTAGCTGGAATTGCCCCAAATGTGATCACACACAATCTTATCTTCCAAACTTTCCTCGACTGCAAAAAACCCGATACTGCCCTCGAACATTACAAGCAGTTCATCAATGAGTCCCCTGTGAATCCTTCTCCTACTACTTACAGGATTTTAGTGAAAGGGCTTGTGGATAATGGGAAATTCGAGAAGGCTTTGGAAATGAAGGAGGAAATGGCGGAGAAAGGTTTGGCTCCTGACCCTATCGTTTATAGTTTTTTAATGTTTGGTTCTGCCAAGAACGGTGATTCAGATGGGATTTTTAAGCTTTTTGAGGaattaaaagagaaaaaagatGGGGTTTTGGAAGATGGGGTCGTTTATGGGAGTTTAATGAACGGGTATTTCATGAAGGGAATGGAGAAAGAAGCTAAGGAGTGTTATGAACAAGCTTGTGGAGAGAATTCAAAGGTTAAAATGAGTGCTGTTGCTTATAATTATGTTCTGGATGCATTAAGTAAGAATGGTAAATTCGATGAGGCTTTAAGGTTGTTTGATAGGATGAAAAATGAGCATAGCCCTCCTAGGAGGTTAGCTGTGAATTTGGGGAGCTTTAATGTGATTGTCGATGGATATTGCGCTGAAGGTAAGTTTAAGGAAGCCATTGATGTTTTCAAGTCAATGCGTGATTATAGGTGTAGTCCGGATACTTTGTCGTTTAACAATTTGATTGATCAATTATGTCGAAATGGATTGTTGTGTGAAGCTGAGGAACTATATGGTGGAATGGGAGATGAAGGGATTAGCCCTGATGAGTATACTTATGTTTTGCTGATGGATGCTTGTTTTAAAACGGGTAGAATCGATGATGGGGCTTCATATTTTAGGAAGATGGTGGAGGCAGGTTTGAGGCCGAACTTGGCTGTTTATAATCGATTGGTTGATGAATTGGTTAAAGTTGGGAAAGTAGACGAGGCAAAAACATTCTATGATACTATGGTGAAGAAGCTTAAGATGGATGATTCGAGCTATAAGTTTATAATGAAAGCGCTTAGCGATGTGGGGAAGTTCGATGATGTGCTGAAAATGGTTGATGAGATGTTGGAAGAGGAAAGCTCTGATTTCACTGAGGAGTTGCACGAATATGTTAAAGAGTTGTTAAGAAATGTAGGGAGAGAAGATGATTTAACAAAGCTTATGGAGGAGAAAGAGAGAATTAAAGCCGAAGCTAAAGCTCGAGAAATTGAAGCTGCAGAAGCAGCCAAGAGAAGTGCAAAAGCGGCTGTCTCATCTATTCTTCCATCTAAGTTATTTGGGAAGAAAGAAGATGAATCTGACTCAACCGTGGCAAATGAAAATGGTGAAGTGCCGGATGAAGATGAGAGTGAAGGGTCTATTGAGGAAGCTACCGTTATGGAGTCGGTTTCAGATTCGAATCCTGTTGATGCAAAGCAACCATTCTGA
- the LOC108456772 gene encoding E3 ubiquitin-protein ligase SINAT5-like, translated as MESDTTGCVSSIDEIVEDHEIPHHNLLHHPHPRHAPHHQFSSSKPHHNGTNNVNSISNIVGPTAIAPAASVHELLECPVCTNSMYPPIHQCHNGHTLCSTCKIRVHNRCPTCRQELGDIRCLALEKVAESLELPCKYYKLGCPEIFPYYSKLKHEGICIYRPYNCPYAGSECSVVGDIPFLVAHLRDDHKVDMHTGCTFNHRYVKSNPREVENATWMLTVFHCFGQYFCLHFEAFQLGMAPVYMAFIRFMGDETEARNYSYSLEVGANGRKLIWEGAPRSIRDSHRKVRDSHDGLIIQRNMALFFSGGDRKELKLRVTGRIWKEQQNPDANMCIPN; from the exons ATGGAGTCGGATACTACCGGGTGCGTATCATCTATAGATGAAATTGTTGAAGATCATGAGATCCCTCACCATAATCTACTCCACCACCCACACCCTCGTCATGCCCCTCATCATCAATTTTCATCGTCAAAGCCTCATCACAACGGCACTAATAATGTTAATAGTATTAGCAATATCGTGGGTCCAACGGCGATTGCTCCGGCTGCTAGTGTCCATGAATTGTTAGAATGTCCTGTTTGCACCAATTCTATGTATCCACCAATTCATCAG TGCCACAATGGACATACACTTTGTTCTACCTGTAAAATACGAGTACACAACCGGTGCCCAACTTGTCGGCAGGAACTCGGTGATATTAGATGTTTAGCATTGGAGAAAGTCGCCGAGTCCCTTGAGTTACCTTGCAAATACTACAAGTTGGGGTGCCCGGAAATATTCCCCTATTACAGCAAACTCAAACACGAGGGGATTTGCATCTACAGACCATACAATTGTCCATATGCTGGTTCAGAGTGTTCCGTTGTTGGGGATATCCCTTTCCTTGTTGCCCATTTGAGGGATGATCATAAGGTCGACATGCACACCGGCTGCACATTtaatcatcgatacgtgaaatcCAATCCTCGGGAAGTTGAAAATGCTACATGGATGCTAACA GTATTCCATTGTTTTGGTCAGTATTTCTGCCTACACTTTGAAGCCTTCCAGTTGGGAATGGCTCCAGTTTACATGGCATTTATCCGTTTCATGGGTGACGAGACGGAAGCTAGGAACTATAGCTACAGCCTTGAAGTCGGAGCAAACGGACGGAAACTTATATGGGAAGGCGCCCCACGTAGCATCCGTGATAGTCACCGGAAAGTCAGGGACAGCCATGATGGTCTAATTATCCAACGAAACATGGCACTTTTCTTCTCCGGTGGGGATAGAAAGGAGCTGAAACTGAGGGTTACTGGACGAATATGGAAGGAACAACAAAATCCAGATGCCAACATGTGCATACCAAACTAA